In the Thermodesulfovibrio yellowstonii DSM 11347 genome, one interval contains:
- the mtgA gene encoding monofunctional biosynthetic peptidoglycan transglycosylase: MLKWIFRGLIIVFVSYIIYIVGYPFMVDVSSLKKKNPELTAMMKYRIKQWERDGKKIKIKKMWIPVNRVSPYLVKAVLIGEDDKFYSHSGFDIEGIKKAIEKDIKEKKLKYGGSTITQQLAKNLYLTPSKNPVRKIQEAIITWRLEKTLSKKRILELYLNVAEWGEGIFGAEAASRHYFGKSASELNAIEAARLAASLPNPIKYSPVGNSRFIEKRTNLIYFIMQKRGIIKEEYTEPEEKDSVPVLEEKQEEKELPSIQKDESVQPQLK; this comes from the coding sequence ATGCTTAAATGGATATTTAGAGGTCTAATCATTGTATTTGTATCTTATATTATTTACATAGTTGGTTATCCATTTATGGTAGATGTTTCCTCTCTAAAAAAGAAAAATCCAGAGTTAACAGCAATGATGAAGTATCGCATTAAACAATGGGAGAGGGATGGTAAAAAAATAAAAATAAAAAAAATGTGGATACCTGTTAATAGAGTTTCCCCCTATCTTGTTAAGGCAGTTCTTATTGGAGAAGATGACAAATTTTATAGCCACTCAGGATTTGATATTGAAGGAATAAAAAAAGCAATTGAGAAAGACATAAAGGAGAAAAAATTAAAATATGGTGGCAGTACAATAACACAGCAATTGGCAAAAAATCTTTATCTTACTCCATCTAAAAATCCTGTAAGAAAGATTCAGGAAGCAATAATTACATGGAGACTTGAAAAAACTCTGTCTAAAAAGAGAATTCTTGAACTCTATCTCAATGTTGCTGAGTGGGGGGAGGGAATTTTTGGTGCAGAGGCGGCATCAAGGCATTATTTTGGAAAATCAGCTTCAGAGCTTAATGCAATAGAAGCTGCAAGGCTGGCTGCGTCTTTACCAAATCCTATAAAATACAGTCCTGTAGGAAATTCAAGATTCATTGAAAAGAGGACAAATCTTATATATTTCATAATGCAGAAAAGAGGCATAATTAAAGAAGAGTATACAGAACCAGAGGAAAAAGATTCCGTGCCTGTATTAGAGGAAAAACAAGAGGAGAAAGAACTTCCTTCTATCCAGAAGGATGAGTCCGTCCAGCCTCAGTTAAAATAG
- the malQ gene encoding 4-alpha-glucanotransferase → MKNLQQLICKLSDLLGIFPFYYNYKGERIDISYDTKIKLISAIGITPDGKNIISWINYFENNSWKNCLEPVYVVKQDHSIFIYLKENQKPSHIEISPFKDLGQEGETLSLFLNFDIMKKEEQRVLDDGIYFKYNIPVPSLPIGYYNITVFFEKSIHKSTLIVVPENCFVPFKKKTWGLHLNLWSLRGNKKEGDFSHLKKIAEYINSLGGFISINPLHLNDPEDLYGISPYSAISRQFNTPLYLSKSPVKEKNEEFFDYASVWKEKIEALRMEFAKFYKAYINKEDEAKRFLDYKNKLCPAVREDLQYFSVFCFLREKFGKNWQNWEEKFRKPDKNNLSMIYSEYNKDVVFYEYLQWLIEDEIAEMKTYPISLDLGFGSIRSSFDVWVNQELYAIKAEYGAPPDDFNPKGQKWGFPPLIPFRLREKAYMPFIKLLKANMKTKLLRIDHALGLFRAFWIPEGTTPYEGAYIKYHWKDLLGIITLESQINKTGVIGEDLGTAEEWMKEELIKRKICSWKVFYFEKGPYGYKPSSFYPEDALCSITTHDLPTLKGFWEGKDIQLRKQFSIFDEQQFENAFAERQQDKGKIITLLKEEGLLEEEAPIDKLLVAIIKFLAKTQSKYLLLYPEDMLLMEEQTNFPGTVTEYPNWQRKLPLSFDEIMKLPIFKEITTILTEAGRTHPSG, encoded by the coding sequence TTGAAGAACCTTCAACAATTGATATGTAAGCTTTCAGATTTACTCGGAATATTTCCTTTTTATTATAATTACAAAGGCGAACGTATTGATATCTCTTATGACACAAAAATCAAACTGATTTCAGCAATTGGAATTACTCCTGATGGAAAAAACATCATTAGCTGGATTAATTATTTTGAAAACAATTCTTGGAAAAATTGCTTAGAACCTGTCTATGTAGTTAAACAGGACCATTCAATATTCATTTATCTAAAAGAAAATCAAAAGCCCAGTCACATTGAAATTTCTCCATTCAAAGATTTAGGACAAGAAGGTGAAACTCTGAGTTTATTTTTAAATTTTGATATTATGAAAAAAGAGGAGCAGAGAGTTCTTGATGACGGAATATATTTTAAATACAATATCCCTGTTCCTTCGCTTCCTATTGGCTACTATAACATAACCGTTTTTTTTGAAAAATCAATTCATAAAAGCACTCTGATAGTTGTGCCTGAAAATTGTTTTGTTCCTTTTAAAAAGAAAACCTGGGGTTTACATCTTAATCTCTGGAGTTTAAGAGGAAATAAAAAAGAAGGAGATTTTTCACATCTAAAAAAAATTGCCGAATATATAAATTCTCTTGGAGGTTTTATAAGTATAAATCCTCTTCATTTAAATGATCCTGAAGATTTGTATGGTATAAGCCCCTATTCTGCCATATCAAGACAGTTTAATACGCCTCTTTATCTATCTAAAAGTCCTGTAAAAGAAAAAAATGAAGAGTTTTTTGATTATGCTTCTGTCTGGAAAGAAAAAATAGAAGCTCTCAGGATGGAGTTTGCAAAGTTTTATAAAGCTTACATTAACAAAGAAGATGAAGCAAAGAGATTCCTTGATTATAAAAATAAGCTATGTCCTGCTGTAAGAGAAGATTTACAGTACTTTTCAGTTTTTTGTTTCCTAAGAGAAAAATTCGGGAAAAACTGGCAAAATTGGGAAGAAAAATTTAGAAAGCCTGATAAAAATAATCTTTCCATGATTTATTCTGAATACAATAAAGATGTAGTTTTTTATGAGTATCTCCAATGGCTTATTGAAGATGAAATCGCAGAAATGAAAACCTATCCAATCTCTCTTGATCTTGGTTTTGGTTCAATTAGGTCAAGCTTTGATGTTTGGGTCAATCAGGAACTTTATGCAATTAAGGCAGAATATGGTGCACCACCAGATGACTTTAATCCTAAGGGACAAAAATGGGGATTTCCTCCTTTAATTCCTTTCAGATTAAGAGAAAAAGCCTATATGCCATTTATAAAACTTTTAAAAGCCAATATGAAGACAAAATTGCTCAGAATTGACCATGCACTTGGACTTTTTAGAGCTTTCTGGATACCTGAAGGAACAACTCCCTATGAAGGCGCATATATAAAATATCATTGGAAAGATTTGCTTGGTATAATTACCCTTGAAAGTCAGATAAACAAAACAGGGGTTATTGGAGAAGATCTTGGAACCGCAGAGGAATGGATGAAAGAAGAACTTATTAAAAGAAAAATCTGCTCATGGAAAGTATTTTATTTTGAAAAAGGTCCATACGGATATAAACCATCCAGTTTTTATCCTGAAGATGCTTTATGCAGTATAACAACCCATGATTTACCCACTCTCAAGGGATTCTGGGAAGGAAAGGATATACAATTACGAAAACAGTTTTCAATTTTTGATGAGCAACAATTTGAAAACGCATTTGCAGAGAGGCAGCAAGATAAGGGAAAAATTATTACCCTTTTAAAAGAAGAAGGACTGCTTGAAGAAGAAGCTCCAATTGACAAGCTACTTGTTGCAATAATAAAATTCCTTGCAAAAACTCAATCAAAATATCTACTGCTATATCCTGAAGATATGCTGCTTATGGAAGAGCAAACAAACTTTCCTGGCACAGTCACAGAATATCCTAACTGGCAGAGAAAACTTCCTTTGTCTTTTGATGAAATTATGAAATTGCCTATTTTTAAAGAAATTACAACTATTTTAACTGAGGCTGGACGGACTCATCCTTCTGGATAG
- a CDS encoding AAA-associated domain-containing protein, producing MEKEIILETIGIKKSFMVGKGREITVLEDINLKIYSDEFVSILGQSGAGKSTLLRIIAGLVEPTEGQVLYKGVPLKKANAKIAVVFQSFALFPWFTVLENVKVGLVGIGLNEEEIHEKAIKAIDLVGLDGFEDAYPRELSGGMRQRVGIARALAVEPELLLMDEPFSALDVLTADNLRGDIIDLWKEGKMPAKAIVLVTHNIEEALSMSSRAVVLTHNPGKIKAEIPLELPYPRDRNSRDFKFLLDKIYTILIKSPEEIPFLLAAGRYQFLPHAKVGAIAGLIELVHDKGGRVDIYALSSELSMEVDDIFPLIEASVILDFGEVREGDFILTEKGKNWAEADTLEKKEIFKDSALQNVQLIKQIMQVLSTISKHRVSEEFFIDILKNHFTPEEAWNQLETAIDWGRYAELFAYDYDAGELYLEEPSTIDM from the coding sequence ATGGAAAAAGAGATTATTCTTGAAACCATAGGTATTAAAAAATCGTTTATGGTTGGTAAGGGAAGAGAAATTACTGTTTTGGAAGATATTAACCTGAAAATATACTCTGATGAGTTTGTTTCAATTCTTGGACAGTCTGGTGCAGGTAAATCAACACTTTTAAGAATAATTGCAGGACTTGTTGAACCAACTGAAGGGCAGGTTTTATACAAAGGAGTACCTCTCAAAAAAGCAAATGCTAAAATAGCAGTGGTTTTTCAGAGTTTTGCTCTTTTCCCATGGTTTACTGTTTTGGAAAATGTTAAAGTTGGACTTGTAGGCATTGGATTGAATGAAGAAGAAATACATGAAAAAGCAATTAAAGCAATTGACCTTGTAGGGCTTGATGGATTTGAAGATGCCTATCCAAGAGAATTAAGCGGCGGGATGCGACAGAGAGTAGGAATTGCGAGAGCACTTGCTGTGGAACCTGAGCTTTTACTTATGGATGAGCCTTTCTCAGCACTGGATGTTCTTACAGCAGACAATCTTCGTGGAGATATTATTGATTTATGGAAAGAGGGTAAAATGCCGGCAAAAGCCATTGTTCTTGTTACTCATAATATTGAAGAAGCTTTAAGTATGTCATCTCGGGCTGTTGTTCTTACTCATAATCCTGGAAAAATCAAAGCTGAGATTCCTCTTGAACTTCCATACCCAAGAGATAGAAATTCAAGGGATTTCAAATTTTTGTTAGATAAAATATACACTATTCTTATAAAATCACCTGAGGAAATTCCATTCCTTCTTGCGGCTGGTAGATATCAGTTTCTTCCCCATGCAAAAGTTGGTGCAATTGCAGGACTTATTGAGCTTGTTCATGATAAAGGTGGAAGGGTTGATATCTATGCTTTAAGTTCTGAATTAAGCATGGAAGTTGATGATATCTTTCCATTGATAGAAGCATCTGTAATACTTGACTTCGGAGAAGTGCGAGAAGGTGATTTTATTCTCACAGAAAAGGGGAAAAACTGGGCAGAAGCGGATACTCTTGAGAAAAAAGAAATATTCAAAGACTCTGCTCTGCAGAATGTTCAACTTATTAAACAAATTATGCAGGTTTTATCAACAATTTCAAAGCACAGAGTATCAGAGGAATTCTTTATTGATATTCTTAAAAATCATTTCACACCAGAAGAAGCATGGAATCAGCTTGAAACAGCCATAGACTGGGGAAGATACGCAGAACTGTTTGCCTATGATTATGACGCTGGAGAACTCTACCTTGAAGAACCTTCAACAATTGATATGTAA
- a CDS encoding ABC transporter permease: MKIPISIPAETFKVRAIDIAVFFIVLGILSFIIYIASEWGTPYERTVEINLNPSNIPQYAIQSLARIFFAYILSLTFSIWYGYTASRSKIHEKIMIPLLDILQSIPVLSFLPGVVLAMIALFPGKRIGLELACILLIFTGQVWNMTFSFYHSISTIPKEMREVVKVFKFNKFSKFLRLDLPFSAIGLIWNSMMSVAGGWFFLMACEMFILEDKDFRLPGIGSYIQTAANEGNIEYVIYGLGTMILLIIILDLFIWRPLIVWSQKFRIETIPPEEERESFVLNLFSGSIFIKKVVDLLNNTINKVEKLSYRKFSLSGNPVVNRLSKIMGIISLIIILLVIIWAILKAAGLVSNISFNDIITIIKAAFYSLLRVFVALLIALVWTLPVGVYIGLNPRAAKILQSIVQIAASVPATAVFPVILLFLIKLGGGLDIGAIFLMLLGTQWYLLFNIIAGASAIPKDLIEISRAYGVKGIRKWKTLILPGIFPYLVTGLITASGGAWNATIVSEYVSFGGEIMHTAGLGALISQSSASGNFGLLLLSTCFMSLTVVGINRLLWKRLFILAKTKYVLE; this comes from the coding sequence ATGAAAATACCCATCTCTATTCCTGCTGAAACATTTAAAGTAAGAGCAATTGATATAGCGGTATTTTTTATTGTTTTAGGGATTCTTTCTTTTATTATATACATAGCTTCTGAATGGGGTACTCCTTATGAGAGAACAGTGGAAATAAATTTAAATCCTTCAAATATCCCACAATATGCTATTCAGTCTCTTGCAAGAATTTTTTTTGCCTATATATTGTCTTTAACTTTCTCCATATGGTATGGATATACTGCCTCAAGAAGCAAAATTCATGAGAAAATAATGATTCCTTTGCTTGACATTCTTCAGTCAATTCCTGTACTTTCCTTTTTGCCTGGTGTTGTTTTAGCAATGATAGCTCTTTTCCCTGGAAAAAGAATAGGGCTTGAACTTGCATGTATTCTTCTGATTTTTACAGGGCAGGTATGGAATATGACATTCAGCTTTTACCACTCCATAAGCACAATTCCAAAAGAAATGAGAGAAGTGGTAAAAGTTTTTAAATTCAATAAATTTTCTAAGTTTTTAAGGCTTGACCTTCCCTTCAGTGCTATAGGACTCATCTGGAACAGTATGATGAGCGTAGCAGGAGGATGGTTTTTTCTCATGGCATGTGAGATGTTTATTCTTGAAGATAAAGATTTTAGACTTCCTGGGATTGGTTCTTATATTCAAACAGCTGCAAATGAGGGAAATATTGAATATGTAATTTACGGACTGGGAACTATGATTCTTTTAATAATTATTCTTGATCTTTTTATATGGAGACCTCTTATTGTGTGGTCACAAAAATTCAGAATAGAAACAATTCCACCAGAAGAAGAAAGAGAATCTTTTGTATTAAATCTTTTTTCAGGTTCTATTTTCATTAAAAAAGTAGTAGATTTATTGAACAATACGATTAACAAAGTAGAAAAACTCAGTTACAGAAAATTTTCATTGTCAGGCAATCCTGTTGTAAATAGACTGAGTAAAATCATGGGAATTATTTCTCTAATAATTATTTTGTTGGTAATTATATGGGCTATTTTAAAAGCTGCTGGACTGGTTTCAAATATTAGTTTCAACGATATCATTACAATAATAAAAGCTGCCTTTTATTCACTACTAAGAGTCTTTGTGGCTTTATTGATCGCACTTGTCTGGACTCTTCCTGTTGGAGTTTATATTGGGCTAAATCCCAGAGCTGCCAAGATATTACAAAGCATTGTTCAGATAGCAGCAAGTGTTCCCGCTACTGCGGTGTTTCCTGTTATTCTTCTTTTTCTTATTAAACTTGGAGGAGGACTGGATATAGGTGCCATATTTTTAATGCTTCTTGGTACACAATGGTATTTGCTTTTTAATATAATTGCTGGAGCAAGTGCAATTCCTAAGGATTTAATTGAAATCTCCAGAGCTTATGGTGTAAAAGGTATCAGAAAATGGAAAACTCTAATACTTCCTGGGATATTTCCCTATCTTGTTACTGGATTGATTACTGCCAGCGGAGGAGCATGGAATGCTACAATTGTAAGTGAGTATGTTTCTTTTGGAGGAGAAATAATGCATACAGCAGGACTTGGTGCTTTAATAAGTCAGTCATCTGCTTCCGGAAATTTTGGACTTTTATTGCTTTCAACATGTTTTATGTCTCTAACTGTTGTTGGAATAAATAGATTGCTATGGAAAAGACTTTTTATTTTGGCTAAGACAAAATATGTTCTGGAGTAG
- a CDS encoding ABC transporter substrate-binding protein — MRSFLKISVIIFAFFILFGCSEQKTVVILSSYDAKDVCGQPQVEGVTDALKKNISDLKIEQIYFDSRRISKQEFEKRCDGFTKRFKSQKPSLILTTDDAAFQCVAKHFMGDKIPVVFSGINLTPEHYNTKYHFIEGRKPIKNFTGVYERIFVLRQMEMLEVFVGKIDKIAILYSTDSMGNILKEQIIYELKNKDFKDRIVLYPVGSIQELIKASEEINKRKDIVAYFPFVMSIKNEKILTISDIASIMTDKIKKIDLAINREFVQLGFFGGISVDFYQMGYRAGEMASYILKTGRISDLEVEDAEKFLRIINLKRARDINLKISEENLSLFDEVIG; from the coding sequence ATGAGAAGTTTTTTAAAAATTTCTGTCATTATCTTTGCGTTTTTTATTCTCTTTGGATGCTCGGAACAAAAAACTGTAGTTATTCTTTCAAGTTATGATGCTAAAGATGTATGCGGTCAGCCCCAGGTTGAGGGAGTTACTGATGCGTTAAAAAAGAATATATCAGATTTAAAGATTGAACAGATTTATTTTGATTCAAGAAGAATCTCTAAACAGGAATTTGAAAAGAGATGTGATGGTTTCACAAAACGCTTTAAATCTCAAAAACCTTCTTTGATTCTTACTACTGATGATGCAGCATTTCAATGCGTAGCAAAGCATTTTATGGGAGATAAAATTCCTGTTGTATTTTCAGGCATAAATCTTACTCCAGAGCATTACAATACAAAATACCATTTTATAGAAGGAAGAAAGCCAATTAAAAATTTTACAGGTGTTTATGAAAGAATTTTTGTATTAAGGCAAATGGAAATGCTTGAAGTTTTTGTTGGCAAGATTGATAAAATTGCTATTCTTTATTCAACCGACTCTATGGGTAATATACTTAAAGAACAAATTATCTATGAACTTAAAAATAAGGATTTTAAAGATAGAATAGTTTTATACCCTGTAGGTTCAATTCAGGAACTTATAAAAGCTTCAGAGGAAATAAATAAAAGAAAGGATATCGTAGCTTATTTCCCTTTTGTGATGTCAATAAAAAATGAGAAAATATTAACTATATCAGATATTGCATCAATAATGACGGATAAAATTAAAAAAATTGACCTTGCAATTAACAGAGAGTTTGTTCAACTTGGATTTTTTGGTGGTATATCTGTTGATTTTTATCAGATGGGATACAGAGCAGGTGAGATGGCTTCTTATATTTTAAAAACAGGTAGAATATCAGATTTGGAAGTAGAAGATGCAGAAAAATTTTTAAGAATTATAAACTTAAAAAGAGCAAGAGATATAAATCTCAAAATTTCTGAAGAAAATCTTTCTTTATTTGACGAAGTGATAGGATGA
- a CDS encoding ATP-binding protein, translating into MNTQIFDDLFNFLRVSFLLFHSIVFYYLIFWRKIIEPNFNKRVVGYFFIIIFLHTILNSIILFKNFIGGYYLYLIAANIAVIAAILFYAYKTIINLKLYYLLLAIIFVILFIFKQDKTLIFLGLFLIGISYFHIWYKEEFSQYKPSRVIPSLIKKGALLPFIFFGLYIICLSCYIVSQSLFLNIFATFLVFLSLSFRTMSLYEERFKAYVLYIFMFVLIFSILIYLSGKYIEDMKDMDAYHKKLNMQRISLEVKDKIAFYSDLVKFEASSNELKKRIKKGQEELNKYLSYLNQIFDTDLVWLTDKNGNIIACSTEYRKEMINQNVSFRKYFKDSIQGKLSIFIARGIYTKRDDIRISYPVYDRGNIIGVLVLQFDISKNFKKEIDIENAFMMHSSGGILIGKQELKNRMLFSVSPEELKKVYEEKIFGNDRLLPAGFKKIDNDIFEDFKGRRWQIVKYEITNDWWLASFLNLSLYEKFKGISYIVLIIFAFISHSFAIRSLDRLRTIFLNLAEEVEEKRTAFDSVDTGFIYTDSSGNIKYMNKEARRLLDVSDDSFGKQLNELLTFKEHNGSEYKILQIKEKEVPVIYTENPILVKGIKFGDVITIKDATEIIQRQELSKRLERMDILTKISAGIVHDFSNYLMVLTGNLSLLKELEKSEDKKENIEIMLEVTKIMNTIIEQMKDLSPDFILKKEKLNVEDIVKSSTEFVLNGTAIEFTIESEPSILPVYADAAQLYRVFQNIIMNSRQAMEDKGNIKIKIQNYINDGELKDLKKGNYVCLTITDSGPGIPKEYIDKIFDPFFTMKKEGKGLGLSIVKNVIEKSGGKIEVESISEIGTTFRIYIPASDKI; encoded by the coding sequence ATGAATACTCAAATTTTTGATGATTTATTTAATTTTTTAAGAGTATCATTTCTCTTATTCCATTCTATTGTTTTTTATTATCTTATTTTCTGGCGTAAAATTATAGAGCCAAATTTTAATAAAAGAGTTGTTGGATATTTTTTTATTATCATTTTTTTACATACTATTCTTAATTCAATAATTTTATTCAAAAACTTTATTGGCGGATATTATTTATATTTAATTGCTGCAAATATTGCAGTAATTGCTGCAATTCTTTTTTATGCCTACAAAACTATTATCAATCTCAAACTATATTATCTTTTATTGGCGATTATTTTTGTTATTCTTTTTATATTCAAACAGGATAAGACTTTAATATTTTTAGGACTTTTTCTGATAGGTATTTCTTATTTTCATATTTGGTATAAGGAGGAGTTTTCCCAATACAAACCATCAAGAGTTATACCTTCTTTAATAAAAAAAGGAGCTCTTTTGCCTTTTATTTTTTTTGGCTTATATATTATTTGCCTTTCATGTTATATAGTTTCTCAGTCACTATTTCTTAATATTTTTGCTACCTTTTTAGTTTTTTTAAGTCTCTCATTCAGAACAATGTCCTTGTATGAAGAAAGATTTAAAGCCTATGTTCTGTATATTTTTATGTTTGTTTTAATCTTTTCTATTCTGATTTACTTATCTGGAAAATATATTGAAGATATGAAAGATATGGATGCATACCATAAAAAACTAAACATGCAGAGAATCTCTCTTGAAGTTAAAGATAAAATAGCCTTTTACAGCGATTTAGTTAAATTTGAAGCATCTTCAAATGAATTAAAAAAAAGAATAAAAAAGGGGCAAGAAGAGTTAAATAAATACCTTTCCTATTTAAATCAAATTTTTGATACGGATTTGGTTTGGCTTACTGATAAAAATGGAAATATAATAGCCTGCTCTACTGAGTATAGAAAAGAGATGATTAATCAAAATGTGAGTTTCAGGAAGTATTTTAAAGATTCAATTCAAGGAAAACTTTCAATTTTTATTGCAAGAGGAATTTATACAAAAAGGGATGATATAAGAATTTCTTACCCTGTTTATGATAGGGGTAATATAATCGGAGTGCTTGTTTTGCAGTTTGATATAAGCAAAAATTTTAAGAAAGAGATTGATATTGAAAATGCCTTTATGATGCATTCTTCTGGAGGTATTCTTATAGGTAAACAGGAACTCAAAAATAGGATGCTTTTTAGTGTTTCACCTGAAGAGCTTAAAAAGGTTTACGAAGAAAAAATATTCGGAAATGATAGACTCCTGCCTGCAGGTTTTAAAAAGATTGATAATGACATATTTGAAGATTTTAAGGGACGTAGATGGCAGATTGTTAAGTATGAGATTACTAATGATTGGTGGCTTGCAAGTTTTCTAAATCTTTCTTTGTATGAAAAATTTAAGGGTATTTCCTATATTGTTTTAATCATCTTTGCTTTTATTTCTCATTCTTTTGCCATAAGAAGCCTTGATAGATTAAGAACTATTTTTCTTAATCTCGCTGAGGAAGTGGAAGAAAAAAGAACAGCTTTTGATTCAGTTGATACAGGATTTATTTATACTGATTCTTCAGGAAATATCAAGTATATGAACAAAGAAGCAAGAAGGCTTCTTGATGTTTCAGACGACTCTTTTGGAAAACAGCTAAATGAGTTATTAACCTTTAAAGAACACAATGGCTCTGAATATAAGATTTTACAGATAAAAGAAAAAGAGGTTCCTGTGATTTATACAGAAAATCCGATATTGGTAAAGGGTATAAAATTTGGTGATGTAATAACCATTAAGGACGCTACAGAAATAATTCAAAGGCAGGAGCTTTCAAAAAGATTGGAAAGAATGGATATACTCACAAAGATATCAGCAGGAATTGTTCATGATTTTAGTAATTATTTAATGGTTCTTACTGGGAATCTTTCCTTGCTTAAGGAGCTTGAAAAATCAGAGGATAAAAAAGAAAATATAGAGATAATGCTTGAAGTTACAAAAATAATGAATACAATTATTGAACAAATGAAGGATTTAAGTCCTGATTTTATATTAAAGAAAGAAAAATTAAATGTTGAAGACATTGTTAAAAGTTCTACTGAATTTGTTTTAAATGGAACGGCAATAGAGTTTACTATTGAATCAGAACCTTCAATATTGCCTGTTTATGCCGATGCTGCGCAGCTTTATAGAGTATTTCAAAACATTATAATGAATTCAAGACAGGCTATGGAGGATAAAGGAAATATAAAAATAAAGATACAAAATTATATCAATGATGGCGAACTTAAAGATTTAAAGAAAGGAAACTATGTTTGCCTGACAATTACAGATTCAGGTCCGGGTATTCCTAAGGAATATATAGATAAAATTTTTGACCCATTTTTTACAATGAAAAAAGAAGGAAAAGGTCTTGGATTGAGCATTGTAAAAAACGTTATAGAAAAATCTGGGGGTAAAATAGAGGTTGAAAGCATATCAGAGATTGGAACAACTTTCAGAATATATATTCCAGCATCAGATAAGATTTAA
- a CDS encoding response regulator, which yields MSKRALVIEDNELVRETLKALLEFLNFEVITAENGEIALEKFVSQLNSNNFFDVILVDLVMPGMSGKEVIQELKKYDPNVNALISSGYFNDSSIVEYEKLGFKGVLNKPYTLEELKEVLKKLNLI from the coding sequence ATGTCTAAAAGAGCGCTTGTTATAGAAGATAATGAATTAGTTAGAGAAACTTTAAAGGCACTGCTTGAATTTCTAAATTTTGAAGTAATTACTGCTGAGAATGGAGAAATAGCATTAGAAAAATTCGTCTCTCAACTTAATTCAAACAATTTTTTTGATGTTATATTAGTTGACCTTGTTATGCCAGGGATGTCAGGTAAAGAAGTCATACAGGAACTAAAGAAATATGACCCTAATGTAAATGCTTTAATATCAAGCGGATACTTTAATGATTCATCAATTGTTGAGTATGAAAAATTAGGCTTTAAGGGTGTCCTTAACAAACCCTATACACTTGAAGAACTTAAAGAAGTTCTGAAGAAATTAAATCTTATCTGA